A segment of the Macrobrachium rosenbergii isolate ZJJX-2024 chromosome 8, ASM4041242v1, whole genome shotgun sequence genome:
CCGCCATGGTAGGAAAACGAAGTGTTCAACGAGGatgaactaaaacaaaaaataattataatggaaCAGTTACAAATTGGAAAGGAAACTAGAGTCAAAGGAGTAGAAAAAGGATGATAAGGAATTTCAAGGGTAAAGTGACAGAGGTAATGATGTTATCCAATGATATATTCGGGGAGAATCTATGCAATTATttgagtaataaaagaaaaaatgtttctgtCAAACTACATTCAACAGATTTTTAGtagagttaaatatatatatatatatatatatatatatatatatatatatatatatatatatatatatatatatatatatgttattcagaAACAAATCGCTCATTATTTCTTTCCCTCACAGATGAAAACGAGAGAGCAACGATCGCCAAAGCCATGAGCGAATACCACAACAAGACTTGTATCCGCTTCGTCCCTCGGACTGTCGAAAAGGATTACATCCACATCCTGAAAGGAGACGGGTAAGTGTGTTCTTTccctttctgaataataataataataataataataataataataataataataataataataataataataataataataataatttagtgatGAATTGGGTTTGTTGTGACGAGAGTATACAGTAGATATGTAGAAAGTAGGTAACtggataataatatgaaagaatgaataatacATTCAAATTCTtcagccgtctctctctctctctctctatacatatataaatatatatatgtatatgtatacaatatatatatatatatatatatatatatatatatatatatatatatatatattatatgtgtgtgtgtgtgtgtgtgtttgtgtatatatcatatcattGTAAAGGATGAAGagtgaacttctctctctctctagatatatatatatatatatatatatatatatatatatatatatatatatatatatatatatatatatatatatatatatatatatatatatatatatatatatatatatatatatatatatatatatatatatatatacatatacacacacacacacacacacatatatatatatatatatatatatatatatatatatatatatatatatatatatatatatatatatatatatatatatatatataatgtaccatATCACTGTGAAGGATGAAGAACGAATTCTGACCCTTTATAGCAAATCACGTCTTTCaaggtataaaatattttaagaaaatgcaTTTAACAGTAAAATCAGACCACATGAAACATAGAAATTTTCagataaccattatatatattagcaatgATTCCCTATctttcccccccccttctctctctctctctctttatctcgtAAGAGGTTTATGGAAAGAGGTTTATGATAATAGACCTCCCTTTTTACTCGGATGGGCAAAAAAGCCTTTTCGTTTCCTttgcaaggaaaaaataataagatggAAATGTATTGCCGTCTCAAGGATatcttattcagatatatattacACGCAGCCTTTGCCAGATTTTTCTtgcttactgaaataataataataataataataataataataataataataataataataataataataagaagaagaagaagaagaagaagaagaagaagacgaagaagaagaaagcagtagaccctctcttaagcaCGTCCTACCAGAAAGGAAGACTGTATTGATAATTAACAAACTAGAAAGCCGTCAAGAAAAGTTGATTCAACTAGGAAGATAGTTGAAAAATTAAATGGCATTCTgatttatgtaaagaaaatggcatattgtaataaataaagaacataTCTTTGAGTAAAGAAACCCTGTTTTTAATGTTAGCAATATTACATCGCTTCATGGTATTTCCGAGATAGGGAAAATGTCCTTCTTGTTatgtaccaaataaaaaaaaaggaaaaaaaaagtgtagagtCCAAAGTCCACAGTAATCTTTCCAGGTGCTCAAGCTCCGTCGGAAGGGTGTCAGGTGCCCAGCCCGTGTCCTTGGGTCCCGGGTGCTTGTACGCGGGCATCGTCATGCACGAATTCATGCACGCCGCTGGATTCTGGCACGAGCAGTCGAGGTACGACCGCGACAATTACATCACCATCAACAAGCTCAACGTGAAGGACGGAATGTGGTTCAACTTCGAGAAGTACAACTGGGACAAAATTCAAAGTCTCGGCGTCCCTTACGATCTAGGTATATGAATCTTTTGGTGTTGTTCTTAGCGTTTCAGAATCACCCAGTTTGGTTATTGCCAGCTATGGTTGACTGAAGGGCATTTTcctgaagaaataaaatgtatcaAATTCCCACTTTCACCGCAACTTTTCACACTGCCCTCCCTAGCATGACCTATCTTGGTTTTAGCTGTCTCGTTTTGCCACTTCGCtccagttttctttaatttttttagctgtTGCGAATGATATTAATTGCAATTTATTGCAAAAGATTTAACGGGAGGCGTGCAAAGAACTTCTTGAAACTTACGCCATTCTACAATTCAAGATAGAAATCAGTGATAGTTTATGTTATGGTAATAATGGATAATGGAATACTGTAGATGACTGAGTCACTTATGCAATTCAATTTGAATGCTTTGAAAGCGGAGACGGTTTGTAAAAAATAGTTATTGCTTCAAGTTATGgtaggaaattaatttttctgaggCAAATTATCTTgcattttactaaaatttatttccgtatttttaagtgtcttatttattttttttttttagccatttcaaAGCAACATTTTCCtcctcaatgcatttcagagtcgGTTATGCACTACGGTCCTTATGCCTTCGCAGCCAAAGAGGGTCAGCCGACAATAATCCCGAGGGACACTGGTGTCGAAATTGGTCAGCGAAGAGGATTCTCAAAAGTATGTATTTCTGACTCTTTGTTGCACCGTAATTAATAAGTGCAGCTAAGTCTGTTTATCACTGAAGGTCAAGAGTCCATGAcgatttttataagtttttttttttggccaaaggTAGCAACATAAAAAGAGATGAAaggcagaataaaaaagttgaaaagttGGTGAACTAGAATTGAAAAAGTTATGCTGACGAGAAACGTGTGGACAAGGTAGTTTATATCTCGGTGATGTAGAATGGTTTAGTGTCAGTGAATTATAGTCTTATATAGACAGTCAAATTATGAGCTTTTTGTATTGCATTTTTGTATTGAGAGCAGAGTGACCAGCACAGCTTATATAAAATGCTGTGTGTTTTGATTAACAAATACGTGGAGGTTTCTTAAGGTTAACTAATAAATGAACAGGGACTTTTTGGAACATGAAGTAAAAATAACGTCGAATGGGAATGGCAAATGGAACAATTAGGAATGGGAGTGTAATCTTTATCGTAAGAGCGGAGGAGGAGGTAAGTGAATCCCAATACTACCAAACAActtagataaagaagaaaaaattatacccCTCAATTATATAGCTGTAGAGATGCTAGCTTATATTATGGTTGGGCCTGCGAAGGATAAACGGTAGATGTTGCTGGCTTCTGATTGTATACAatctataaatttgtatataacaGAATATTTCAGCTAATGTTTAGGACAAAGTATTCGGTAGACACCAAAAACCTCTGGTTTCTGTCCTATGGTCACTTTATTTACACGGTCCTTCTACCTTAATAAGTCTAATTTCCTCGATATTtgttagattttaaaaattttctgaacAAGTTTAACCTTGCGTTAGTaactataaacaaataattgtttTCTTATGCAATCTCATGTCTTTTGAGAGAATAAAAGCACAAAACCATAACCAAAGATTCACCTTTCAGAGAGACATCGAGAAACTGCAGAAGCTGTACAACTGTGCTGACACGTCAGTGGAATTCGCTTCAACAAGCACTTCCATGCCTCTTCTGGAACCATCCACAGGTAAACATAAAAGATCACAGTCTTTTCCGTTTCGATAAGCAATGCAAAATCGAGAGAGTTTTATATCAATGCCTTTGCAGACATTAAGGGTTTATGACTCTCAAATCAACAGAGGAATGCATCGACAACAACGAGAAGTATTGCCAACCCTGGGCCGATCGTGGGGAGTGCGAAAACAACCCGACGTGGATGAGCGTCAACTGCCGGAAGGCCTGCAGACAATGCGGTGAGATGGCCAgttcttgttgttgttcagagcctaattcttcctcttcttacttTAATCCCAAAGATTTCTTCTCACTCTCGCCGCCACTTTTCACATTTCCCTTGCTCGGATGACCTGTCTTGCGTTTTAGCTGTCTCGTTTCGTCATTTCACACcagttttctttcatgtttttcccgttcttgttgttgtttagaGCCCgaatattcctcttcttcttcttcttcttccttttttccaaaGATTTCCTCTCACTTTCACCCTCCACTTTTTACGTTTCCCTCGCTCAGATGACCTGTCTTGGTTTTAGCTGTCTCATTTTGTCATTTCACTCCAGTCTTCTTTtactttcgtttcatttttttttttcgcctgtTACAAATGACATTCATTGAAATTTAGTGCTATAGATTTAACGGGAGAATTGCAAAGAGCTGCTGTGAATATTtcctttcattgatattttttgaCTTAGCTTTACGATAATCTTGAAGTGATCAATTTCCACAGAGGCCAACAgtgtaattagttttttttatcatataacaGGTTCTTTTAATACAAGACTTAAAAGAAGTCTAAGCATCAAGTTTTCATaggtaaaatacattaaaagataaTCACAGGAATGAAGCTGCAATAATTTCCGATATAGCAATTGACCATTTATCATTAACCTTTGATTTCTAATGAATTTAATCTTCCCTGTTTAGAGTAATATCAGAGATAAATATGAATTTAGACGATTCATTT
Coding sequences within it:
- the LOC136840838 gene encoding zinc metalloproteinase nas-4-like isoform X4, whose protein sequence is MWLWSVAWSVVWMDQMTWALPSDPRSSDPHIQGEGIYPESFNPSHFDLPMGNPDTMETDIPGAPLSPNDFENSEVMIHESIDISHQADPIELAGLFQGDIMLNPEDQLEELAKLNTTRRGRSAMIDIHRRWPNGVIPYVISQTYDENERATIAKAMSEYHNKTCIRFVPRTVEKDYIHILKGDGCSSSVGRVSGAQPVSLGPGCLYAGIVMHEFMHAAGFWHEQSRYDRDNYITINKLNVKDGMWFNFEKYNWDKIQSLGVPYDLESVMHYGPYAFAAKEGQPTIIPRDTGVEIGQRRGFSKRDIEKLQKLYNCADTSVEFASTSTSMPLLEPSTEECIDNNEKYCQPWADRGECENNPTWMSVNCRKACRQCGKECQDHNIHCGIWMEAGECTRNPDYMSLFCKKSCGICHDHEMDLPIQRKCEDKNKFCEAWSTMGQCRTNPKYMIVYCRKSCNAC
- the LOC136840838 gene encoding hatching enzyme 1.2-like isoform X5; this translates as MWLWSVAWSVVWMDQMTWALPSDPRSSDPHIQGEGIYPESFNPSHFDLPMGNPDTMETDIPGAPLSPNDFENSEVMIHESIDISHQADPIELAGLFQGDIMLNPEDQLEELAKLNTTRRGRSAMIDIHRRWPNGVIPYVISQTYDENERATIAKAMSEYHNKTCIRFVPRTVEKDYIHILKGDGCSSSVGRVSGAQPVSLGPGCLYAGIVMHEFMHAAGFWHEQSRYDRDNYITINKLNVKDGMWFNFEKYNWDKIQSLGVPYDLESVMHYGPYAFAAKEGQPTIIPRDTGVEIGQRRGFSKRDIEKLQKLYNCADTSVEFASTSTSMPLLEPSTEECIDNNEKYCQPWADRGECENNPTWMSVNCRKACRQCDLPIQRKCEDKNKFCEAWSTMGQCRTNPKYMIVYCRKSCNAC